A region of the Geomonas subterranea genome:
ACGTGGTGATAGTCGTCCTTCTCGTCGACGAGGCCGAGCCTGGAAAAGAGGCGCCGGGTATAGGCGTCCACCACGAAGGATGGTTTTTCGCCTGCGTAGAGCAGGATCGAGTCGCAGGTCTCGGGGCCGATGCCGCGCACCGCGATCAGTTCACCGCGCAGCGTCTCCCAACTTGCGGCAAACATCGCTTCCAGGGTGCCGTGGCGCTGCAACAGCCACTCCACGAATCCTTTCAGCCGGACGCTCTTCACGTTGAAAAAGCCGGAGGGACGGATCTGCTCGGCGAGGACGTCGTGGCTGGCGGCGCTGACCGCCTCGATGGAGAGGAGTCCCTCCCGTTTCATGTTGGCTATCGCCTTCTCGACGTTGTTCCAGTTGGTGTTTTGGGTCAGGATGGCGCCGACACAGACCTCGAAGGGGGAGTCGGCGGGCCACCAGTTGAGGGCGCCGTAGCGCCGGTACAAGGAATCGTAGATTTCGAGCAGGCGGGTTTGTGGTTGCTTTGCTGCCAACTGCTTCTCTCCGGGCCGGGGGATGTGCCGATGGCGGGGGGATTCCCGCGCCGGCGGCCGACCTGGCTACGGTAGCAGCATTGCGCCCTTCGTGTCCAGAGGTTCGTCGTCCGTCGCCGTAGGATGGCGACTCCCACCCCCGCGAGGGGAGGGGGCTGGGGGATGGGACCACGGGGCCTGCTCAGGATTTCCCTGAGACGTCCAAAACGAAAGGGCCGGCTGGTAGAGCCGGCCCTTCCTGGCGTTGTTTATTGCTGAGGCGAAGCTAGGGGGTGTTGTTGAGGTTCTGCGCTTCGGTGGCGGCGTCCTCGAGATACTCCCTGGAATACCTGACGTAATTGCCGGCGGAGCGTCCCAGCCAGGCGATCTCGTTCTCGGTGAGGTCCCGCTTGTACTTGGCGGGTGAGCCGACCCAGAGGGTGCCGGGGGGGATGACGGTCCCTTCGGTGACCAGGGCGCGGGCGCCGACGAGCGCACCCTTGCCGACCACGGCCTTGTCCATGATCATGGCCTGCATGCCGATGAAGGCGCCGTCCTCGATGGTGCAGCCGTGCAGGGTGACGCTGTGCCCCACGGTGACGTCGTTGCCGATGACCAGCGGAGCGCCCGGGTCCTCGGCGTGCTTTTTATGGGTGACGTGCAGCATGGAGAGATCCTGGATGTTGGTCCGGTCCCCGATGCTGATCGAGTTCACGTCGCCACGCACCACGCAGTTGTACCAGATGCTCGCTTCCTTGCCGATAGTCACGTCGCCGATGACGACGGCCCCCTCCGCGATGAAGGCGGACGGGTCGATCTTGGGGCGCATGCCTTTGAAGGGGCGGATCATATGCCTTCTCCTGTGTTTCGTGCACTCCCTTTCCCTCTGGTGGGGAGTGTTTGTTCTACTCTCCCCTAGGGGGAGTGCTTCGTCTAATCTCTCTCTCCCTCTGAGGGAGCTTCGTCTACTCTCCCTCTCCCTCTGGGAGAGGGGAGCCTCGGGCCAGAGGGGCAAGCTAGTCCCTCGGGATGGCGAGCATCCGGTCCAGGGCGCGCTTGGCCGGGATACGGACCTCTTCGGGGACCTTGACCACGGGGCTCATGCTCACCAGCGCCTCGTGCACGTCCTCGAGCGAGGTGAGTTTCATGTTAGGACAGATGAGGGCCGGGGAGGCGAGGATGAACTCCTTGTCCGGGTTCTCACGCTTGAGCCGCCACAGGATGCCCGCCTCGGTGCCGATGATAAAGCGCTTGGCGTCGCTCTTCTTGCAGTAATCGTACATGCCGGTGGTCGAGCAGACGTGGTCGGCGAGCGCCACCACGGCCGGATTGCACTCGGGGTGGCAGACAAACGGCGCCCCGGGGTTCTGCGCCTTCAATTCCTTGACCACCTCCGGACGCAGCCGCTCGTGAGTCGGACAGTAACCCTCCCACAGGTGGAACTTCTTGTCCGTGAAGCGGGCCACGTAGCTCCCGAGATTCTTGTCCGGGGCGAAGATGATCTCCTTCTCGGTCATGGATTGCACGACCTTGAGGGCATTGGCGGAGGTGCAGCAGATGTCGCTCTCGGCCTTGACCGCGGCAGAGGAGTTCACGTAGGTGACCACCGGCACGCCGGGAAGCTGGGCCTTCAGTTTCTTCAGCTCGTCGGCCGAAACCATGTCGGCCATGGGGCAACCCGCATCGAGGCGGGGGAGAAGTACGGTCTTGTCCGGTGCCAGTATCGAGGCTGATTCGGCCATGAAGTGCACGCCGCAGAAGACGATCACCTCGGCATCAGTCTTGGCGGCCTCCATGGAAAGGGCCAGCGAGTCTCCGGTTATGTCAGCGATCTCCTGCACTTCGTCACGCATGTAGTTGTGTGCCAGGAGCACGGCTTTGCGCTCTTTGAGCAGCGCTTTAATATCCGCCTTTAAAGATTCCTGCGTCATGTTTGTCACCACCAAAATCTGTCTTTCTCATTTGAAATATATGGTAAACAGGACCGATAGTAGACAATGTTCGGGATCATGTCAAACCAATTAAGGTCCTACCTTTGCAAGCTTGACACCCGTCGGTAAAACCTCTATTATTTTTTACAATTTTTGTATGACAAACGCGTGTTTGAACGCACACCAAGCGAGGTAGATAGTATGTTCGGAATCGGGATGCCTGAACTGGTCATAATTTTGGTCATAGCGCTCATCGTCATCGGACCGCAGAAGCTGCCGGACCTGGCGAAGTCGCTGGGGAAGGGGTTGGCGGAGTTCAAGAAGGCGACCGACGACTTCAAGCAGACCATAGAGGCCGACAGCAGGACCGAAGAGGAAAAGGAGCACCTGGCGAAGCTCGCCGAGGCCAAGAAGAAGGCTGAGGAGGAGAAGGTGCGCGAGGCCGAGGAACTGAAGGCCAAGGTCGAGGGTACCGCTGCCGCCGAGCCGGCGGCTGCCGCAGCCGCCGTGGAAGCGGAGAAGAAAGCCTAGTCTCTCCTCAATATCTGCACGTGAAAAAGGCGGGGTAACCCCGCCTTTTTCTTATTGAGCTGATAACCCAGCACCCGCCGCGGGGCGGGCACAGGTGACGCCATGTTCAACTGGTTTCGGAGCAAGAAAGAGGAAATCCGGTTCGCCGATAGCGCCGCCGCCTTCGCGCACGCCTGCTCCATCGGCTATACCCCACTCATCGGCGGTCTGGTTCCGGCGCTGGTGGAGGAGTCCGGCGGCTTGAACCGCGACGGCGAACGGTCCTTCCTGATCAGCCTGGCCGCCCCGGCCGGGGAGGTGAAACTCTGGAGCTGCACCCTCAAGGGGGCGCCAGGCTACCCGGAAGAGGGGGAGTTCGTCGGCTTCCGGATCGTCACCATCGCCTCGGACCTTCCCGATCCCGTCAACCTGATCGGTTACATCGCCTGCCGGCTCGAGCCGAGGCTGGTGCCGGGCAAGGGATGGGCCGTGGCGCAGAACTACACCCCCGAAAACATCAAGCCCGACTTCCGCCCCATGTAGGTAAAGGCGGGCGAATGATTATTCGCCCCTACACCCCGACAACATCAACCCCCGATTCCCGGCCCATATAGCCTATTTCTGCGCCAAAACCAGCTCGGCCGGGACCGGCTCGCTCTCCCAGGTGATTTCCGGGTAGAGGGACTTGTCCAGCTTCAAGTAGGTGCCATCCACCCCCGTTTCCGCCCACCAGCATTCGTTCCCTTTCACCGGGAGCTTGTCGAAAAGGTACAGGTCGTTGTTCTTGTCTCTGGCGAGGAACATGGTGCTTCTCCTTTTTCCGTGGCGGCCGCTGCCGCAAACGGGAAGGCCCCCCCGCTCTGGCAGGAGGGCCTTTCGGTAATCCGTCCTTGGCTTTCGCTACTTGATCTTGAACTTGTCTCTGGCGATCTTAGCCTCTTCCGATTTCGGATGCTCATCCACCAGCTTCTTCAGGATGTAGGCGGCGCTCTTGCTGTCCCCCAACTCCCTGAAGGCCATCCCCTGTTTCAGCATGGCGGCGGGAGCCTTCTCCTTGTCCGGGTAGTTCTTGATGACCTCCTGGAACTCCAGCACCGCCTGCTCGTAGTTCTTCTCCTGGTAATAGCTCTCGCCGATCCAGTACTGGGCGTTGGCGGCCAGGTTGTGCTTGGGGTACTGCACCAGGAAGCTGGCGAAGAACTCGCGGGCTTTGGCGCCCTGTCCGGCCTTGAGGGCGTCCTGTCCCTGCTGGTACAGCTGCTCGGGGGACTTGAGCGCAGCGGCCGCCTTCGCCTGCTGCTCCTCGATCCCTTTCTCCAGCTTGGCCATGCGCGCCTCGAGCGCGCCCAGCCTCTTGTTCAGGTCTTCCTTCAAAAGGGCGATGTCGTCGGCCGGCTTCTGGGCCAGGATGCGGACGTCATCGACCTTGCCGGTCAGAAGTTGCATGTCCACCCTGGCGCTCTCCAGGGTCGCCTGCAGGTCCGCTCCACCCTTGCGAATGGAGGCCATATCCTTTTGGTACCCCGCCATGTCCGCCTGCAGCGCCTCCAGGCTCTGCCGGTAGCCGGCCAGGGACTTTTCCACCCCTTCCTTCACCTCGCCGCGAACCTCGTTCAACCCACGGTCCAGCGTGAAAAGACGGTTTTTGATCTCGTCGTTGTCGCGGCGCACCGATTCCAGATCGCTTTGGCTGGCGCAGCCGAAAATGGTGAGAATAGCCAGCGCTCCCAGCGCCCCCCTCGTAAACGTCATGTCAAACCTCCTCCCGGGACGGTCGATAAAAAAAGGAGCCCGAAGGCTCCTTTGAGCTGCGTGGCAAACGTCACTTCACTACGACGAACTCGTCCCTTCTGTTCTTGCTCCAGGCAGCCTCGTCGTGGCCGGAATCGACCGGCTTCTCTTCGCCGTAGCTGATGGTGGCGATGCGCTCGGAGGAGATGCCCAGGTTCACCAGGTAGTCCTTGGCTGCCTTGGCCCTTCTTTCGCCCAGCGCCATGTTGTAGTCGTCGGAGCCGCGCTCGTCACAGTTCCCCTCGATACGGATCTTGACCGACGACTGACGGCTCAGGTACTCCGCGTTCTTGGTGAGGGTGTTGCGGGAGTCCTCGGAGAGGTCGGAAGAATCGAAGTTGAAGTAGATCTTCTGCAACTGGCCCTGCAGGTCTCCCGCCGGCGCCTTCTGGGTCTCACGGACGGGTTCCTGCGCCACCACCGGTTCACGTACCGGGGTCTGTTCGGTGACCGGTGCTTTCTGCGTTTCCGGCCGCTCCTGGGCCGGTTTAGCTGTTTCGGAGGCGGGGGCCGTGACTGACGGAGCGGGCTCCTCGGTTTTGACCAGATCCTTTTTGGCGCAGCCTCCAGCTACCAAAGCTCCCATGCAAAGAACAACGAGGCATCCGGCGATATTCTTGCGCATTCCCCACTCCTTTTGATTATGGAATATGAGCATCGCTGCTCCCGATGCCCTTGAAAAAAACGAATGAAGTATACCCACGTTTTCCTGGTTAATCAACGATCACTATCAGACCTTACCAGTTCACCGACCATGTCGGGTGCGTGTTCAGTGCCCGGTCCGGAGAGATTCTGGTCTGCCCGCTGCCGTCGGCGCGCATCAGGTACAGCCCCTCGCCGCCGTCGCGGGTGGAACTGAAGACGATGAAGCGGCCGTCCGGAGAATAGCGCGGATGCTCGTTGCTACCCGCGCTGGTCAGCTGGGTGTCCCCTGAGCCATCCGGGTTTATGGCGTAGATCTGGAAGCCGCCTTCCTTGCGCGCGTACACGATACGGTCCCCCTTTGGCGACCAGCGCGGCGTCACGTTGTAGGCGCCGTTGGTGGTGAGGCGCCTGAGGTTCCCGCCGTTGGCGTCCATCACGAAGATCTGCGGTTTGCCCATCCGGTCGGAGACGAAGGCGACCCGGGAGCCGTCGGGAGACCATGCGGGGGAGACGTCGATGGCGTGGTTGTTGGTGAGCCGCACCGCTTCCTTGCCGTCCCGGCCGATCTGGTAGATCTCGGAGTTGCCGTCCTTGGAAAGGACCAGGGCGATCTTGTTGCCATCCGGTGAGAACACACCCATCGCGTTCAAGCCGCTGCGGGACGAAACCCGCGCCTCCTGCCCGGTGAAAAGCTCGCGCCGGTACAGGTCGGGGTTCCCCTTCTTGTACGAGGTGTAGATGAGCTCCTTGCCGGAAGGGGCGAAATCGGGATAGAGGTTGATCGAGCCGTTGTTGGTGAGCCGCTGCGGGTTGTGCCCGTCGTAGTCCATGATGAAGATCTCCTTGTTGCCGGAGACCTTCGAGACGTAGGCTATCTTGCCGGTGAAGGGGCCCTTGGCGCCGGTCAGCACGCGCAGCACCTCGTCGGAGAAGGCGTGCCCCATGCGGCGCAGGTCCTTCACTCTGCCGCTGTAGCGCTTGGCGATCACCTCCCGGTGCAGCACCTGGTCGACCAGGCGGCACTCGATGATGGCCGTGTCACCCTGTACCCCGTAGGCGCTCTTCAGAAGAAGGGCACCCGCTGCCTCGCTGGGCGCGATCTCGAAGGGGCCGGCGATGCCGAGGTCGAAGCCGAACAGTTCGGGGAGCTCACGCGCCACCTCGGCGGGGAGGGAGCCGGAGAGCGCCGTGGTCGGGGCGATGGCGAGCTTCAACTTCCCGGTGGTCGGGGCGGTGACGTCGAGGTAACTCTCCGCCGCGAAGCTCTGAGGTCCCAGAAGCAGTAACAGCAGTAGTAAGATGATTTTCATCATATCTATTTCACCCCTTCAGGCATGAAGCGGAACACGCGTTTGTACTGCGAATGGTTGGGCGGCGGCTCCAGCGTCTTGCCGGCGAGGACGACGGCCCGTTGCACGGCGTCGTCGAAGAAGGGATCCCCTGACCCCTTTTCCACGCGGCACTCGATGCGGCCGTCGGGAGACACCGTGATGGTAGCGATTACCTGCGGCGCCCTGGTCTGGGTGGCGATGACCTGCTTGAGGGCGTCCCTGAGCCGGGACTGCAGGTACGAGGAATAGTCGCTCCCCGCCTGGGTCCCTGTCGCACCGGGCATGCCGGTGCGGGTGCTCCCCTTCTTCTTGAGTGCATCCAGCGCGACGGCCTGGCGCCGGTCCTCGGCCTTTTGCTGCAGCTTGGCCATCCGCTCGTTGAACGCCTTGTCCTCGGCCTCTTTTTGCTGCTGTTCGGTTTTGGCCTGGGATTTGGCTGGCGGACTCTTCGTTGCGGGCTTGGCCGGCAGCGCCATGGCCGGCTTAGCCGGCGGGGGGGCAGGAGCCGGCGCGGCAGGGGCCTTGCTTTCGGCCGGTGCCGGCGCTGCGGGCATGCCGCTTTGTGGCGAAGCGACCGGTAGCGTGACCATGTCGACGTAGGTGACCGGGGTTTCGTCCCGATGGAACTCAGGGAGGAAGTGCCAGTTGGCGATGATCAGGAACACGGCCAGGTGGCAGACAAGGGAGAGCGCCAGCATCCCCCCCGGCCCCGGGTAGTTGCGTGTGAACCCGGTTTTCATCGGCGTTGAGGGGACTCCGTCACCATGCCCAGGCGCTCCACCCCGGCTCCCTTGATCTGGGCCATGACCCGGACCACCTCGCCGTACGGTACCGCCTGGTCAGCCTTGAGGAACACCTCGCGCTTTTCCCGCCCCGCCAGCATGGTGGTTAGCTTGTCCTTCAACTGGTCGCCCGGGACTTCAGTGGAGTTGATGAAGGTCTTGCCGGACTGCTCCACGGAGACCACCAGGGTGTCCTCCTTGGGCGCCAGCGACTTGGTGTCCGCCTTGGGGAGGTTGACCTGGACCCCCTGCTGCATCATCGGCGCGGTGACCATGAAGATGATCAAGAGCACCAGCATGACGTCGACCAGAGGTGTGACGTTTATCTGCGACATGGTGCCGCGATCGCCGTTATCCCTGTTGCCGAACTCCATGGTTTATCTCCCCGCGAAGTTGCGCTGTACGATGTTGAGGAATTCCGTGGAGAAGCTGTCCATCTCCGAGATGAGCACCTTGATCTTGTGCTGGAAATGGTTGTAGCCCATGACCGCCGGGATGGCGGCGACCAGGCCGATGGCGGTGGCGATGAGCGCCTCGGCGATGCCCGGTGCGACGACCGCGAGCGACGCGGAGCCGCTCTGGCCGATCTTCTCGAAGGCGGTCATGATGCCCCAGACGGTGCCGAAGAGGCCGACGAACGGCGCGGTGGCGCCGGTGGTGGCCAGGAAGGTGAGGTATTTTTCCAGCCTGGTGATCTCGATGGTGGTGGCCCGGCGCAGAGCGCGTGCGATGTTGTCGACGCCGCCGAGATCGGTGCTGACGATGTTGGGGTCAGCTTTCTCCTCGACCTTTTCCTGCAGCTTTCTCAGCTCACCATACCCCTCCTGGAACAGGACGGTGAGGGGGGAGTGCTCGAAGCGGTCCAGTTGGGAGTTGATGGCGTCGAAGCGCTTGGCCTTCCAGAAGAATTCGAGGAAGCGCTCGGAGGCGCCGTTGGCGCGGTACACCTGCAGCAGCTTGTAGAAGATAATGCCCCAGGAGACCACCGAGAAATAGAGCAACAGCAAAAGTACCAGTTTTACGACCAGGCCGGTCGATGCAAGCATGCCCACGTAGCAACCTCCGCGGTTAGATGGAAACAAGCTGAAAAAATATGCTGAACCCTTTGGGAAGTCAACAGGAAACACGTGCCGCAGGATGCCCCGGAGGCGGATTGGTGATCGCGGCTTATACCTTTTTCGCCAGTTCCCCCTCGCCCCCCGGGAGAGGGAAGGGGTGAGGGCGCCTGTTGTCTCTACCGCAGTCGCAGTATCGCCCATGGCACCGCCCTCACCCGGCCTTCGGCCACCCTCTCCCATGGGGCGAGGGGGATGGACTGGTCATTCGTCGAGGGGAGAGCTGTCGTCACCGAAGTCTAGTAGCATTCCGGCCGCCGGTCCTGGAAGCAGTTGATGCTTGCGCGCCAGGAGGTGATCTCGGCGGGGTCGAGGAGCGCGGTGGGCTCGCAGTTGTCGTAGCCACCTTCGGCCAGCAGCTCCCCTTTCGGGTTGACGATGAGGGAGGAGCCAAAGAAATCAAGCTTGCCTATCAAGCCGCACGTGTTGGTGGCGACCACGAAAAGCTGGTTCTCTATGGCGCGGGCGCGGATCAGGGTGCGCCAGTGCTCTTCGCGCGGCTTGGGCCACTCGCCGCTGATAACGATGATCGCGGCGCCGTCGACGGCGAGCCTGCGCGCGAGCTCTGGGAAGCGGATGTCGTAGCAGATCATGACCCCCAGCTTTCCGACGCTGGTGTCGACCAGGCAGACGGCATCGCCGCGGTCCAGGTGCCGGTCCTCGTTCATCAGGCCGAAGAGGTGCATCTTGCGGTAGCTCCCCGCCAGCCTGCCGCGGTCAGCAATGTAGGCGGTGTTGTAGACCTTGTCGCCGTGCGGCTCAGGCAGGCTCCCCACGACGGTCAAGGCGAGCTCCGCGGAGAGTTCCAGCATCCGCTCCACCAAGGCAGGGGTCCGCAGGGCCAGCTGGTTCAGCTGACGGTAGTCGAAGCCGCAGCTCCACATTTCCGGCAGCACCACGAGCTCGACCCCGTCCCTGGCGAGCTGGCGCAGCTTGTCGGTTACGTACGCGAGGTTCTTGTCGATGTCGCCCAGCGCTATGTTGAATTGCAGTGCCGTGGCCTTAATGCTCTTCTGCATGTCCCCTCCTGTTTGAGCCCGGTGCCCTCTCCATACGGAGCGCACAAGAATTTGTAGGGGCGAATAATCATTCGCTCTTCTTTGGCATCTCCGCCCTTTTTGCCATGGTCAGCGGCGAGGCACCGGCCGCTGGGCAAATGTTTATTTGCCCCTACAGGGGGGCCGCCATGTTGTGTAGGGGCGAATAATCATTCGCCCTCTTTGGCCTCTTCGACCCTTTTGCCATCGTCAGCGGCAAGGCACCGTCCGCTGGGCAAATATTTATTTGCCCCTACAGGGGCCCCGCCATGTCCTGTAGGGGCGAATAATCATTCGCCCTCTTTGGCCTCTTCGACCCTTTTGCCATGGTCAGCGGCGAGGCACCGTCCGCTGGGCAAATATTTATTTGCCCCTACAGAGGCCCCGCCATGTTGTGTAGGGGCGAATAATCATTCGCCCTCTTTGGCCTCTCCGACCCTTTTGCCATTATCAGCGGCGAGGCACCGACCGCTGGGCAAATATTTATTTGCCCCTACGGTGGCCGGCCATGTCCTGTAGGGGCGAATAATAATTCGCCCTGTCCTTCGCAGCGTTGCTGGCACCCCGCCGCAAGGGGGAGGGGAGCTGGCGGAGTTGGAGTGTAATATTCCTAACCGGGGATTTCAAGCATCTTCATGCAGTTGCGGCGCTTTTGCGTGACAAGAGGAGAGCCGTTCTGCTAGAACGATAGCTGGTGTGTAAAGGAGCACGAGAGCCATGCGAGCTGGTTTATATATTCATTTCCCCTTCTGCCTCAAAAAATGCCTGTACTGCGACTTCAACTCCACCGCCTGGTCCGGCGACCAGTTGGACGGCTACGTGGAGCTGTTGCTGCGTGAGATGGAACTGCGCCAGGAACTCCTGCCCGAGGCGGTGCAGGCGCCTACCCTGTATTTTGGCGGGGGGACACCGTCACTCATGACCCCTGAGCTGGTGGGCCGCCTGATCGAGCAGGCCTCGCTGCGCTTCGGGGTGGAGCAGGGGGCTGAGATCACCCTGGAGGCGAACCCGGGGACGCTCACCCCCGAGCGGCTCGCCGGTTACCGCGCCGCCGGCGTGAACCGCCTGTCGCTGGGGATCCAGTCCTTCGACGATCGCCTGCTGCAGAGGCTCGGGCGGGTGCATACGGCAGCCGAGGCGCTGGCGGCCTTCGGGCAGGCACGCCGGGCCGGCTTTGACAACATCAGCATCGACCTGATGCACTCCCTGCCCGGGCAGTCCCTGGACGAGTGGCGCGCCGCGCTCGGCCAGGGGATCGCGCTTGCTCCCGAACACGTTTCCGCCTACGCGCTCTCCATCGAGGAGGGAACCCCGTTCGAAGGGCTCCACCAGCGGGGGGAACTCCAGTTGCCGGGGGAGGAGGAGGGAGCCCGGATGTTCGAGACGACCGGCGAACTTCTCACCGGCGCCGGCTATCTCCACTACGAGATCTCCAACTTCGCCAGACCCGGCCGCCTTTCCCGCCACAACCAATCCTACTGGAGCCGGCAGAGCTACCTTGGCTTCGGCTCCGGCGCCCATTCCTTCTGGAATCCCGACGGTCTTGGGCGCCGCTGGAACAACGCCGCCGACCTCGACGGCTACCGGGCCGCCATCGACGCCCGCCACCTCCCCGAGCGGGACGAGGTGTTGCTTTCCCTGGAGGACGCTGTGGCCGAGAGCTTCTTCCTCGGGCTTAGGGTGCTCACCGGGATGGAACTTGCTCCCTTGAAGGCGCGCTTTGGCGAGGACGCGCTGGCAGATCAGTTGGCGGAGGTCGAGCGGCTGCTGCAAGCCGGCCTGCTGGTCGCCGACGGGGAACGCATCCGTCTTGCCGGCAGCTCGGTAATCATCGCCAACAGCATCTTCTCCCGCTTTCTGTAAATCCGCCCTGTCCCGCCAGAGAACCCCTTGACAAAGCACAGGTGCGTTGCTAACTTGAAGCTCGTTTAGCACTCGAACTTTTTGAGTGCTAAAAGCTTTTGAGGACCCAGGCTATGGAAGAGCAACTTTCTGAACGAGGCAAACGCATCCTTGAAGCGGTCATCGAGGATTACATAGCCACCGCCGAACCGGTGGGGAGCAGGACCATCACCCGCAGCCACGAGCTGGCGCTCTCGCCGGCCACGGTGCGCAACGTCATGGCCGACCTGGAGGAGATGGGGCTGCTCGCTTCACCGCACACCTCCGCCGGCCGCATCCCCACCGACAAGGCCTACCGCCTCTACGTCAACTCGATCCTGGAGGCGAAGCAGAATCTCACCGTGGGGAAGCGTGACGAGATCCGCAGGCGCTGCCGCATGGCGGGCAAGGATCCGGCCGAGATGCTCAAGGAGGCAAGCCGGCTCCTCTCAACCACCTCGAGCTACATGGGGGTGGTGATGGCGCCGCGCATGGCGGCCAACGTGTTCCACCAGATGGAATTCGTGAAGCTGTCGAGCCATCGCATCCTGGCGATACTGGTCTCGCAAAACGGCACCGTGCAGAACCGGCTCCTGGAAACCGACGAGGAGATCCCGCAGGAGGACCTGGTCCGCATGGCCAACTACCTGAACGGGATGCTGCAGGGGCTCACCCTGGCCCAGGTGCGCGAGCGGCTCTTGGCGGAGATGCAGAGCGAGAAGGTGCGCTACGATTCGCTGATGACGAAGGCAATCGCCCTTTCCGAGCAGACCATCAGGACCGACAGCACCGAGATCTTCCTGGAGGGGCAGGCGAACATCCTGGACCAGCCGGAATTCGCCGACGCCGCCAAGATGCGGGAGATATTCAGGGCTTTCGAGAAGAAGAGCCTCCTTTTGGACCTGCTGGACCGCTCCATGCAGGCCGAGGGGGTGCAGATCTTCATCGGGTCGGAGTCACCCCTGCTCAAGATGGAGGGGATGAGCCTGGTCACCTCCACCTACCTCACCGGCAAGGACACGGTCGGCGTGCTGGGGGTCATCGGCCCGACCCGGATGGGTTACGGACGGGTGATACCGATCGTGGATTACACGGCCAAACTGATAAGCCGCCTGCTCGACACCGAGTAGCGCGTAGAAAAGGAGACGATAAAAGGATGGACAAGAAAAAACACGATGCGCACCAGCACGACAAGAAAGCGGAGGGGGCGCCGCAGGACCATGTAGAGCTGGCGCAGCCGCTGTCGGACGCGGATCGGATCAAGGAACTCGAAGAGGCGCTGGCCGCCAAGGGGCTGGAGTCGGCGGGCAACTGGGACAAGTACCTGCGCGAGCGCGCCGACCTGGAGAACTACCGGAAAAGGGTGCAGAAGGAGAAGGAAGAGATCCTGAAGTACGGCAACGAGCAGATCATCATGGAACTGCTCCCCTCGGTTGACAACCTGGAACGCGCCATCGACCATGCCAGCGAGGACGATCCCATCGTCGAGGGGGTGAAGCTCACCCTGAGCATGCTCGTTTCCACCTTGAAGAAGTTCGGCGTCACCGCGGTGGAGACCCCTCCGGGGACCCCGTTCGATCCCGCGTTTCATCAGGCGATGACCCAGGTGCCGAGCGAGGAGCAGGAGCCCAATACCATCGTGAACGTGTTCCAGAAGGGATACATGCTGAACGACCGGCTGCTCCGTCCCGCCATGGTCACGGTTGCCGTCAAACCGTAGAGGCAGGGACTAGGGACTGGGGGCTAGGGGCTAGTAAAGACTTTGTTTTTGCCAGCCCCTAGCCCCCAGCCCCTAGCCCCCAAAGTTTTTTTCCCCCGCCCCTTGTTTTTTACCGGGGGCATGACTAGCTTGCTGAGTGACAGTTACCATATGAGGAGGCAATCACATGAGTAGAGTAATAGGAATCGACCTCGGGACCACCAACTCCTGCGTGGCAGTGATGGAAGGTGGGGAGCCGGTTGTCATAGCGAACGCAGAGGGAAGCCGCACCACCCCTTCCATGATCGCATTCGCCGAGAACGGCGAGCGGCTGGTGGGCCAGCAGGCCAAGCGCCAGGCGGTCACCAACCCCGAGAACACCCTGTACGCAATCAAGCGCCTGATCGGGCGCAAGTACGATACCGAGGCGGTCAAGAAGGACATCGCCATCTCCCCGTTCAAGATCGTCAAGGCCGATAACGCCGACGCATGGGTCGAGGTGCGCGGCCAGAAGTACTCCCCCCCCGAGATCTCGGCCATGGTGCTGCAGAAGATGAAAAAGACCGCCGAGGACTACCTCGGCGAGACCGTCACCGACGCGGTCATCACCGTCCCGGCTTACTTCGACGACTCCCAGCGCCAGGCTACCAAGGACGCCGGCAAGATCGCGGGCCTGAACGTCCTGCGCATCATCAACGAGCCGACCGCTGCGGCCCTCGCCTACGGCCTGGACAAGAAGAAGGACGAGAAGATCG
Encoded here:
- a CDS encoding energy transducer TonB, with translation MKTGFTRNYPGPGGMLALSLVCHLAVFLIIANWHFLPEFHRDETPVTYVDMVTLPVASPQSGMPAAPAPAESKAPAAPAPAPPPAKPAMALPAKPATKSPPAKSQAKTEQQQKEAEDKAFNERMAKLQQKAEDRRQAVALDALKKKGSTRTGMPGATGTQAGSDYSSYLQSRLRDALKQVIATQTRAPQVIATITVSPDGRIECRVEKGSGDPFFDDAVQRAVVLAGKTLEPPPNHSQYKRVFRFMPEGVK
- a CDS encoding carbon-nitrogen family hydrolase, producing MQKSIKATALQFNIALGDIDKNLAYVTDKLRQLARDGVELVVLPEMWSCGFDYRQLNQLALRTPALVERMLELSAELALTVVGSLPEPHGDKVYNTAYIADRGRLAGSYRKMHLFGLMNEDRHLDRGDAVCLVDTSVGKLGVMICYDIRFPELARRLAVDGAAIIVISGEWPKPREEHWRTLIRARAIENQLFVVATNTCGLIGKLDFFGSSLIVNPKGELLAEGGYDNCEPTALLDPAEITSWRASINCFQDRRPECY
- the tolR gene encoding protein TolR; its protein translation is MEFGNRDNGDRGTMSQINVTPLVDVMLVLLIIFMVTAPMMQQGVQVNLPKADTKSLAPKEDTLVVSVEQSGKTFINSTEVPGDQLKDKLTTMLAGREKREVFLKADQAVPYGEVVRVMAQIKGAGVERLGMVTESPQRR
- the hrcA gene encoding heat-inducible transcriptional repressor HrcA: MEEQLSERGKRILEAVIEDYIATAEPVGSRTITRSHELALSPATVRNVMADLEEMGLLASPHTSAGRIPTDKAYRLYVNSILEAKQNLTVGKRDEIRRRCRMAGKDPAEMLKEASRLLSTTSSYMGVVMAPRMAANVFHQMEFVKLSSHRILAILVSQNGTVQNRLLETDEEIPQEDLVRMANYLNGMLQGLTLAQVRERLLAEMQSEKVRYDSLMTKAIALSEQTIRTDSTEIFLEGQANILDQPEFADAAKMREIFRAFEKKSLLLDLLDRSMQAEGVQIFIGSESPLLKMEGMSLVTSTYLTGKDTVGVLGVIGPTRMGYGRVIPIVDYTAKLISRLLDTE
- the hemW gene encoding radical SAM family heme chaperone HemW — protein: MRAGLYIHFPFCLKKCLYCDFNSTAWSGDQLDGYVELLLREMELRQELLPEAVQAPTLYFGGGTPSLMTPELVGRLIEQASLRFGVEQGAEITLEANPGTLTPERLAGYRAAGVNRLSLGIQSFDDRLLQRLGRVHTAAEALAAFGQARRAGFDNISIDLMHSLPGQSLDEWRAALGQGIALAPEHVSAYALSIEEGTPFEGLHQRGELQLPGEEEGARMFETTGELLTGAGYLHYEISNFARPGRLSRHNQSYWSRQSYLGFGSGAHSFWNPDGLGRRWNNAADLDGYRAAIDARHLPERDEVLLSLEDAVAESFFLGLRVLTGMELAPLKARFGEDALADQLAEVERLLQAGLLVADGERIRLAGSSVIIANSIFSRFL
- the grpE gene encoding nucleotide exchange factor GrpE codes for the protein MDKKKHDAHQHDKKAEGAPQDHVELAQPLSDADRIKELEEALAAKGLESAGNWDKYLRERADLENYRKRVQKEKEEILKYGNEQIIMELLPSVDNLERAIDHASEDDPIVEGVKLTLSMLVSTLKKFGVTAVETPPGTPFDPAFHQAMTQVPSEEQEPNTIVNVFQKGYMLNDRLLRPAMVTVAVKP
- the tolQ gene encoding protein TolQ, producing MGMLASTGLVVKLVLLLLLYFSVVSWGIIFYKLLQVYRANGASERFLEFFWKAKRFDAINSQLDRFEHSPLTVLFQEGYGELRKLQEKVEEKADPNIVSTDLGGVDNIARALRRATTIEITRLEKYLTFLATTGATAPFVGLFGTVWGIMTAFEKIGQSGSASLAVVAPGIAEALIATAIGLVAAIPAVMGYNHFQHKIKVLISEMDSFSTEFLNIVQRNFAGR